The Natronoglycomyces albus genome has a segment encoding these proteins:
- a CDS encoding YgfZ/GcvT domain-containing protein, with product MNASVLLKRPGAVATIENGEHTGTTAWHYGDPLGEQRAADTGGAIFDLSDRDLITVTGGERLSWLHQITSQHLLQLPAHTGTELMVLSPTGRIEHHAGVYDDGTTTWLDCEPGAGEALLRFLHMMKFFTEVDIELRTDWAMLTVTQASLDLAQPHISEVPPAKYVAADVPSIPTSSYPGGPHPDGTPGWRRRTDRFGKATVDLLVPRQDLDATVDSLGLPLAGTWAHDALRVANQAPRVGIDTDHKTIPHEVPALLVRAVHIDKGCYRGQETVARVHNLGQAPRLLVSLHLDGTDEHPPQPDTEITSGERTVGRLGTAVQHYEEGQIALALLKRKIASAPETKLTVGSQAAQQ from the coding sequence ATGAACGCATCGGTTTTGCTCAAGCGCCCCGGCGCCGTCGCCACCATTGAGAACGGCGAACACACGGGTACGACCGCTTGGCACTACGGTGATCCGCTGGGCGAACAGCGTGCCGCCGATACCGGTGGAGCCATCTTCGACCTATCCGACCGCGACCTGATCACCGTCACCGGCGGTGAACGGCTCAGCTGGTTGCACCAGATCACCAGCCAACACCTGCTGCAACTGCCCGCGCACACCGGCACCGAGCTGATGGTCCTGTCCCCGACCGGCCGCATCGAACATCACGCGGGCGTCTACGACGACGGCACGACCACATGGCTGGACTGCGAACCGGGCGCAGGCGAGGCACTGCTGAGGTTCCTCCACATGATGAAGTTCTTCACCGAAGTCGATATAGAACTGCGCACCGACTGGGCCATGCTGACCGTGACACAGGCCAGTTTGGATCTAGCCCAGCCGCATATATCCGAGGTGCCGCCCGCCAAATACGTCGCCGCCGACGTGCCCTCCATCCCCACCTCCTCCTACCCGGGCGGACCGCACCCCGATGGCACGCCAGGCTGGCGACGCCGAACCGACCGGTTTGGGAAGGCGACCGTGGACCTACTGGTGCCGCGCCAGGACCTCGACGCCACCGTCGATAGCCTCGGCCTCCCCCTGGCTGGAACCTGGGCCCACGACGCTTTGCGCGTGGCCAACCAGGCCCCCCGCGTCGGCATCGACACCGATCACAAGACCATCCCGCACGAAGTGCCCGCGCTCCTAGTACGCGCCGTCCACATCGACAAAGGTTGCTACCGGGGGCAAGAAACCGTCGCCCGCGTCCATAACCTCGGCCAAGCCCCACGCCTGCTGGTGAGCCTGCACCTGGACGGAACCGACGAACACCCGCCCCAGCCCGACACGGAGATCACCAGCGGTGAACGCACCGTCGGGCGGCTCGGCACCGCCGTGCAGCACTACGAAGAAGGCCAGATCGCCTTGGCGTTGCTCAAGCGCAAGATCGCATCGGCCCCGGAGACGAAACTCACTGTTGGTTCACAAGCTGCTCAACAGTAG
- a CDS encoding asparaginase, with product MADEMKYVGGSPLAQIVRSEFAESFHSGSVAVLDARGTLVREIGDVTGAVFPRSSNKPMQTLAALRVGWKPQRQADLSIGSASHHGEPMHVDAARTILADAGLAEGSLLCPVDLPGNEEARRDVLAAGGKPERIYMNCSGKHSMMLATCANRDWPLDDYRDPAHPLQVAIRETVEECTGEKVQATGVDGCGAPVLAFSLTGLARAFQRFVEAPAGTHERAIADGIRAYPDLIGGTKSNDSRAMRAIGGLMSKAGAEGIQAFALPGVGAVAVKIDDGNGRAAMPVALAALRQLGYPEPTADAATTLAALEAPDIKGGGRTVGHLRVLI from the coding sequence GTGGCTGATGAAATGAAGTACGTAGGCGGCTCCCCGCTGGCCCAGATCGTCCGAAGCGAATTTGCCGAAAGCTTCCACAGTGGCTCCGTGGCCGTCCTCGACGCGCGCGGAACCCTCGTGCGCGAAATCGGCGACGTCACCGGCGCGGTGTTCCCCCGCTCCAGCAACAAGCCCATGCAGACGCTCGCGGCTTTGCGCGTCGGCTGGAAACCGCAACGCCAAGCCGACCTGTCCATCGGCTCCGCCAGCCACCACGGCGAACCCATGCACGTCGACGCGGCACGCACCATCCTGGCCGACGCCGGCCTGGCCGAAGGCAGCCTGCTATGCCCAGTAGACCTGCCCGGAAACGAAGAGGCCCGGCGCGACGTCCTCGCCGCTGGCGGAAAACCCGAGCGCATCTACATGAACTGCTCGGGCAAACACTCCATGATGCTGGCCACCTGCGCCAACCGCGACTGGCCGCTAGATGACTACCGCGACCCGGCCCACCCACTGCAAGTGGCCATTCGCGAAACAGTCGAAGAATGCACCGGAGAGAAAGTGCAGGCCACCGGCGTCGACGGCTGTGGAGCACCCGTCCTCGCATTCAGCCTCACCGGGCTCGCCCGCGCCTTCCAACGCTTCGTGGAAGCCCCAGCGGGCACCCACGAGAGAGCCATCGCGGACGGAATTCGTGCCTACCCCGACCTCATCGGCGGCACCAAATCCAACGACTCCCGGGCGATGCGCGCCATCGGCGGCCTCATGTCGAAAGCTGGGGCCGAAGGCATCCAAGCGTTCGCCCTACCGGGAGTCGGAGCCGTCGCGGTGAAAATCGACGACGGCAATGGCCGCGCCGCGATGCCCGTGGCCCTGGCCGCACTACGCCAGCTGGGATACCCCGAACCAACCGCAGACGCGGCCACCACGCTCGCCGCGCTGGAAGCCCCCGACATCAAGGGCGGCGGACGCACAGTCGGTCACCTGCGGGTTCTCATTTAA
- a CDS encoding helix-turn-helix domain-containing protein: MALRFRNLNVSPSDPVEQWPVEAVHPAMDRGSVRDWKRLITAIDRDPWGKTARQVEHVLTYDRPYGVGNLMERVIRSARSAAADTEREAVASTIKQAIADSGLTRSEFASRIGTSVSRLSTYANGKVAPSATLMVRIERVAHEAARKTEPSA; encoded by the coding sequence ATGGCTTTGCGATTTCGAAACCTGAACGTGTCCCCGTCGGATCCGGTGGAACAGTGGCCGGTTGAGGCCGTCCACCCGGCAATGGATCGGGGTTCAGTGCGGGACTGGAAGCGGCTGATTACCGCAATTGATCGCGATCCCTGGGGTAAGACGGCCCGCCAAGTCGAGCATGTCCTGACATACGACCGCCCGTACGGCGTCGGGAATCTTATGGAACGGGTGATCCGCAGCGCCCGAAGCGCCGCCGCAGATACCGAACGTGAAGCAGTGGCGTCCACGATCAAACAAGCCATTGCGGATTCAGGTTTGACGCGTTCCGAGTTCGCTTCCCGTATCGGCACGTCCGTTTCTCGACTGTCGACCTATGCCAATGGCAAGGTGGCACCGTCGGCAACACTTATGGTGCGCATTGAACGAGTGGCCCACGAGGCGGCGCGAAAGACGGAACCATCCGCCTAA